In the Deltaproteobacteria bacterium genome, one interval contains:
- a CDS encoding ArsA family ATPase: protein MCFRALPVGARTDAGGPSRATRARVRRRADRPALARAGRRRPHRRGGARAQPRGRARAIASRGRGVKPAGWLDRRILVTVGTGGVGKTTVAAALGLAGARAGKSVLVMTIDPARRLADALGTGALDHVPREVPRERLREAGVAGEGTLAAMMLDTKRTFDELVERFAADPASRERIFANPIYRNLTDALGGSREYSAMEKLRQVHVEGGYDLIVLDTPPASHALDFLDAPRRLAGFLESQFLTTLLHPAAVVGRASLRLFRSGSELVLKGLERITGLEFLTAISEFLLAMEEMLGGFSERAHEVARLLRDPSCGFVLVSGPDLQQAKSAETFWLRLQAEGIALVGLVLNRVHVWPGAGEPPADDDGEVERAIAWLTRALGEAAPDLDAPASASALVAATRAQAALALRDASVRERLEKALPLPAEAVRAVPLFGEDVHELAALGRMVGMIFAERGDA, encoded by the coding sequence CTGTGCTTCCGCGCGCTACCGGTTGGCGCGCGCACGGATGCAGGCGGGCCATCTCGTGCGACTCGAGCGCGAGTTCGGCGTCGCGCCGATCGCCCTGCCCTGGCTCGCGCGGGGCGTCGACGACCCCACCGGCGTGGCGGCGCTCGCGCGCAGCCTCGAGGCCGAGCTCGCGCGATCGCGAGCCGAGGTCGGGGCGTGAAGCCTGCCGGCTGGCTCGACCGCCGGATCCTCGTCACCGTCGGCACCGGCGGGGTCGGCAAGACCACCGTCGCGGCGGCGCTCGGGCTGGCCGGCGCGCGCGCAGGGAAGTCCGTGCTCGTGATGACGATCGATCCCGCTCGCCGCCTGGCCGACGCGCTCGGCACCGGAGCGCTCGACCACGTTCCGCGCGAGGTGCCGCGCGAGCGTCTGCGCGAGGCCGGCGTCGCCGGAGAGGGAACGCTCGCCGCGATGATGCTCGACACCAAGCGCACCTTCGACGAGCTGGTCGAGCGCTTCGCCGCCGATCCGGCGTCGCGCGAGCGGATCTTCGCGAATCCCATTTACCGCAACCTGACCGACGCGCTCGGAGGCAGCCGCGAGTATTCCGCGATGGAAAAGCTGCGCCAGGTTCACGTCGAGGGGGGGTACGATCTGATCGTGCTCGACACGCCCCCCGCATCGCACGCGCTCGACTTCCTCGACGCGCCGCGAAGACTCGCTGGCTTTCTCGAGAGCCAGTTCCTGACCACGCTCCTGCATCCGGCCGCGGTCGTCGGACGGGCCAGCCTGCGCCTGTTCCGCTCCGGCTCGGAGCTGGTCCTGAAGGGCCTGGAGCGGATCACGGGCCTCGAGTTCCTGACCGCGATCTCGGAGTTCCTGCTCGCGATGGAGGAGATGCTCGGCGGCTTCTCCGAACGGGCGCACGAGGTCGCGCGTCTGCTTCGCGATCCCAGCTGCGGCTTCGTGCTGGTCTCGGGGCCCGATCTGCAGCAGGCGAAGAGCGCGGAGACGTTCTGGCTGCGCCTTCAGGCGGAGGGAATCGCGCTGGTCGGGCTGGTGCTGAATCGGGTGCACGTCTGGCCGGGCGCAGGCGAGCCGCCGGCCGACGACGACGGCGAAGTGGAGCGCGCGATCGCCTGGCTCACGCGCGCGCTCGGCGAGGCCGCGCCCGACCTGGACGCGCCGGCGAGCGCGAGCGCACTGGTCGCGGCGACGCGCGCGCAGGCGGCGCTTGCGCTCCGCGACGCTTCGGTGCGCGAGCGCCTCGAGAAGGCGCTTCCGCTCCCGGCCGAGGCGGTGCGCGCGGTGCCGCTCTTCGGCGAGGACGTGCACGAGCTCGCGGCGCTCGGGCGAATGGTCGGGATGATCTTTGCGGAGCGCGGCGATGCCTGA